Proteins encoded by one window of Phenylobacterium soli:
- a CDS encoding DUF302 domain-containing protein yields MNYYFAKTLAANFDEAIDRTLEALKAEGFGVISDIDVKNTFKTKIGIDFRNYRILGACNPKMAHEALLLEDKVGTMLPCNVVVQERGPAETEVAAIDPVASMQAIDNPRLKETAEEVRARLRRVIERL; encoded by the coding sequence ATGAACTACTATTTCGCCAAGACCCTGGCCGCCAACTTCGACGAGGCGATCGACAGGACGCTGGAGGCGCTGAAGGCGGAAGGCTTCGGCGTCATCTCGGACATCGACGTGAAGAACACCTTCAAGACCAAGATCGGCATCGATTTCCGCAACTACCGCATCCTTGGCGCCTGCAACCCGAAGATGGCGCACGAAGCCTTGCTGCTCGAGGACAAGGTGGGGACTATGTTGCCCTGCAACGTGGTGGTCCAAGAGCGCGGTCCCGCCGAAACGGAAGTGGCGGCGATCGACCCGGTCGCCTCGATGCAGGCGATCGACAATCCGCGTTTGAAGGAGACGGCCGAAGAGGTCCGCGCGCGGCTGCGACGCGTTATCGAGCGCCTCTGA
- a CDS encoding SHOCT domain-containing protein, translated as MFGLFPLLLLIAVIVGAVMLARSAGRSRTGGPSRPPSALELLNARYARGEIGRDEYLRTRADIGAGSPQPGAPT; from the coding sequence ATGTTCGGTCTCTTTCCACTCCTGCTGCTGATCGCGGTGATCGTCGGCGCGGTGATGCTCGCCCGCTCGGCGGGGCGCTCGCGGACCGGCGGTCCGAGCCGCCCCCCTTCTGCGCTCGAGCTCCTCAATGCGCGCTATGCACGCGGGGAGATCGGTCGTGACGAGTACTTGCGGACCCGGGCCGACATCGGCGCGGGCTCGCCGCAGCCAGGAGCGCCGACATGA
- a CDS encoding FTR1 family iron permease: protein MLAAALIVFREVLEAGLIVGVILAATEGVAGRSRWIAGGVGGGVIGAALVALFAQQLSNAFAGSGQALFNAAILVAAVLMLSWHVVWMSRHAREMVRDMKSLGGKLSAGETTLLAMATVVAVAVLREGAEVVLFLFGVASAGSADPTAMVGGGLLGLGGGAAVSWLIYRGLLAIPTAKLFSVTNGLVALLAAGMAGRAAVFLVQANWIPSLGDQLWDTSFILPDDTLLGRALQTLVGYSDRPMGAQVAAYLLVLAVLMTAGRLERPGPHRAEAENNSAA from the coding sequence ATGCTGGCCGCAGCGCTGATCGTATTCCGCGAAGTCCTCGAAGCCGGATTGATCGTGGGCGTCATCCTCGCCGCTACGGAAGGTGTCGCTGGCCGGAGCCGCTGGATCGCCGGCGGTGTCGGCGGAGGGGTGATCGGGGCGGCGCTCGTGGCGCTTTTCGCTCAGCAACTCTCGAATGCATTCGCGGGCTCGGGCCAAGCCCTGTTCAACGCTGCGATCCTCGTTGCGGCGGTCCTGATGCTGAGCTGGCATGTCGTGTGGATGTCACGCCACGCCCGCGAGATGGTTCGGGACATGAAGAGCTTGGGCGGCAAGCTCTCCGCCGGAGAGACCACGCTGCTGGCCATGGCGACGGTCGTAGCGGTCGCGGTGTTGCGGGAAGGCGCCGAGGTCGTGCTGTTCCTGTTTGGCGTCGCCTCGGCCGGATCCGCCGACCCGACGGCTATGGTGGGCGGCGGCCTGCTGGGGCTCGGCGGCGGCGCTGCGGTTTCCTGGCTGATCTACCGAGGCCTGCTCGCCATCCCCACGGCGAAACTGTTCTCGGTCACCAATGGCCTGGTCGCGCTCCTCGCCGCGGGCATGGCTGGGCGTGCGGCGGTGTTTCTCGTCCAGGCGAATTGGATTCCGAGCCTTGGAGATCAGCTCTGGGACACCTCATTCATCCTTCCGGACGACACCCTTCTCGGCCGCGCTTTGCAGACCCTGGTCGGGTATTCTGATCGCCCGATGGGCGCCCAGGTCGCCGCCTACCTGCTTGTTCTCGCGGTCCTGATGACGGCAGGCCGCCTGGAACGCCCGGGTCCCCACCGCGCCGAGGCTGAAAACAACAGCGCTGCCTGA
- a CDS encoding cupredoxin domain-containing protein has product MAKLALSRDQSVEADQMRSRFGALIAALALASAAGVSAAAPPEPATVTLTLKDHRFTPSDFSVPAGQRVRIVLINQDLATEEFDSHDLRTEQLVTPKGKVSFFIGPLKPGEYSFMGEFHAATAQGKVTVGEGR; this is encoded by the coding sequence ATGGCTAAGCTTGCCCTGTCGCGGGACCAATCAGTTGAGGCAGATCAAATGCGGTCTAGATTCGGCGCTCTAATCGCTGCGCTTGCCCTCGCGAGCGCCGCGGGCGTCTCGGCCGCTGCTCCGCCCGAGCCGGCGACCGTGACCCTGACCTTGAAGGATCATCGTTTCACGCCCTCGGACTTCAGCGTGCCGGCAGGGCAAAGGGTTCGCATCGTCCTGATCAATCAGGACCTCGCCACGGAAGAGTTCGACAGCCACGATTTGAGGACGGAGCAGTTGGTCACGCCCAAGGGGAAGGTCAGCTTCTTCATTGGCCCCCTGAAGCCTGGCGAATACAGCTTCATGGGTGAATTTCATGCCGCGACGGCTCAGGGCAAAGTGACCGTGGGCGAAGGGCGTTAG
- a CDS encoding conjugal transfer protein TraD gives MRKPRDLEAELRVLQNRSATVRARMVMRLGELVETIGAGALELDVLAGALLEAMAETEPETIERWRSRGAAFFALRREARPRNR, from the coding sequence GTGCGCAAGCCGCGAGATCTCGAAGCTGAACTCCGCGTCCTGCAGAACCGATCGGCCACAGTGCGGGCCCGCATGGTGATGCGCCTTGGGGAACTCGTGGAGACGATCGGCGCCGGGGCGCTGGAGCTCGACGTCCTTGCCGGCGCCCTGTTGGAAGCCATGGCTGAGACGGAACCGGAGACGATCGAGCGGTGGCGCAGCCGCGGCGCGGCGTTTTTCGCCCTGCGCCGTGAAGCCAGACCCCGAAATCGTTGA
- a CDS encoding multicopper oxidase domain-containing protein translates to MLTRRRTIVAGGSLIAGSTLFGAPSGAQPGRFTTPLPVPPLIDAQAQGNSIRLVAQTGRHAFVEGRPVATYGYSGPVLGPTIRMQSGAQVDVAIENRIDTDTIVHWHGFLIPSERDGGPHDHIAPGETWRRVLPVQQPETTAWYHPHPHRDTGRQVYFGMAGLVLIEDGSGARLDLPRTYGVDDLPLVLQDRLFDGNGDLIYPANPMTVMQGARGNTIIVNGAIAPIARVPAGLVRLRLLNGSNARNLDLGFDDGRPLHVIASDGGYLGSPVSMTRLLIAPSERFEILVDFSDGRPAVLQTGPDPFPPMMGMMMGRGQSAAGDIMSFAPDRDRPGAKRKIPSTLVDMPAAAPSAQLLRRRFALNDMGGMMGGMGGMMGRGMMGGMMGGGMMGGGMMGGGMMGMGRGGSGLGINGQSFDMQRIDVAVALDSREVWEVSAQSMAHPFHVHGVQFRILSLDGAAPPPHLQGWKDTVLVSRSAELLIHFTQPALRAHPFMFHCHILEHEDAGMMGQYVCA, encoded by the coding sequence ATGCTCACGCGACGTAGGACGATCGTTGCAGGTGGCTCGCTGATTGCGGGGTCGACACTCTTTGGGGCGCCGAGCGGCGCCCAGCCAGGTCGGTTCACCACCCCGCTGCCCGTGCCGCCGCTGATCGATGCCCAAGCCCAAGGCAATTCGATCCGGCTTGTGGCCCAAACCGGTCGTCATGCCTTCGTGGAGGGACGGCCGGTCGCAACTTACGGCTACTCAGGCCCCGTTCTCGGGCCAACGATACGGATGCAGAGTGGCGCGCAGGTCGATGTGGCGATCGAGAACCGCATCGACACCGACACCATCGTGCATTGGCATGGGTTCCTGATCCCAAGCGAACGCGACGGCGGGCCGCACGATCACATCGCTCCCGGTGAGACGTGGCGGCGCGTGCTGCCCGTTCAGCAGCCGGAGACCACCGCCTGGTACCACCCGCACCCCCATCGAGACACGGGGCGCCAAGTCTATTTCGGAATGGCGGGCCTGGTGCTGATCGAAGACGGCTCCGGCGCGCGCCTCGACCTTCCGCGAACCTATGGCGTGGATGATCTGCCGTTGGTGCTGCAGGATCGTTTGTTCGATGGGAACGGCGACCTGATCTACCCCGCGAACCCGATGACGGTCATGCAGGGAGCGCGGGGCAATACAATCATCGTCAACGGCGCAATCGCGCCCATCGCGCGCGTCCCCGCCGGCCTGGTGCGGCTGCGGCTGCTGAACGGGTCGAACGCGCGCAACCTCGACCTGGGATTTGACGACGGGCGGCCACTTCATGTGATCGCCTCGGACGGCGGGTATCTGGGTTCGCCTGTCAGCATGACCCGCCTTCTGATCGCGCCCTCTGAACGTTTCGAGATCCTGGTCGACTTTTCCGACGGGCGTCCCGCCGTGCTGCAAACGGGTCCCGATCCCTTCCCACCGATGATGGGAATGATGATGGGGCGCGGGCAGAGCGCCGCAGGCGACATCATGAGTTTCGCACCAGATCGCGACCGCCCCGGCGCGAAGCGCAAAATTCCGTCCACGCTCGTCGATATGCCAGCCGCGGCCCCGAGCGCTCAACTTCTCCGACGGCGGTTCGCGCTCAACGACATGGGCGGGATGATGGGCGGGATGGGCGGAATGATGGGCAGGGGCATGATGGGGGGAATGATGGGCGGCGGCATGATGGGCGGCGGCATGATGGGCGGCGGCATGATGGGCATGGGGCGCGGCGGGTCTGGTCTCGGCATCAATGGCCAGTCGTTCGACATGCAGCGGATCGACGTCGCAGTGGCCCTGGACTCGCGTGAGGTGTGGGAGGTTTCCGCCCAGTCGATGGCGCACCCGTTTCACGTCCACGGCGTCCAGTTTAGGATCCTGTCACTGGACGGCGCCGCGCCGCCCCCGCATCTGCAGGGTTGGAAGGACACCGTCCTCGTCTCGCGGTCCGCCGAACTCCTGATCCATTTCACCCAACCGGCGCTGCGAGCCCATCCCTTCATGTTCCACTGCCACATCCTGGAGCACGAGGACGCGGGCATGATGGGACAGTATGTCTGCGCCTGA